The Bacillus sp. Marseille-Q1617 genome has a segment encoding these proteins:
- a CDS encoding prolyl oligopeptidase family serine peptidase, which produces MLENHFDRETTQHYFWQTIFESIDEFDDFVTALGLHREDIVVAGSSMGGFIANGIFARESCLSGLANINGSGSFLLAEKLFREKDDRGEISYQDEEKLRRYDPIGRINCTSPVLLIHGDADEIISIEGQKDYYRYLMEREKRTHVKFKIHSGVNHIFTAEMVGDLVEWLNDIT; this is translated from the coding sequence GTGCTGGAAAACCATTTCGACCGGGAAACTACGCAGCATTATTTCTGGCAAACAATCTTTGAAAGCATCGATGAGTTTGATGACTTCGTCACTGCCCTGGGGCTGCATCGAGAAGATATCGTGGTAGCCGGAAGTTCCATGGGAGGGTTCATCGCAAATGGAATCTTCGCCCGTGAATCCTGTCTTTCCGGGCTCGCCAATATCAATGGATCCGGGTCGTTTCTTTTGGCCGAAAAGCTATTCAGAGAAAAGGATGACCGTGGAGAAATTTCATATCAAGATGAGGAGAAATTAAGAAGGTACGACCCGATAGGAAGAATAAACTGCACCTCCCCCGTCCTCCTTATTCATGGGGACGCTGATGAAATCATTTCGATCGAGGGACAGAAAGACTATTACCGGTACCTGATGGAAAGAGAAAAAAGAACACATGTGAAATTCAAGATTCATAGCGGTGTGAATCATATTTTTACTGCTGAGATGGTTGGGGATTTGGTAGAGTGGTTGAATGACATAACCTAA
- a CDS encoding MFS transporter: protein MVKHNDKENWLRNIILFLSSQTISLFGSALVQYAIMWHITLTTESGLMMTLFIICGFIPTFLLSPVAGVWADRYNRKLLIMLSDGLIAFSTLILAILFMAGYDSIWLLFVMAAVRALGTGIQTPAVGAILPQIVPKDKLTKVNGVNGSIQAVIMFVAPMVSAALLAIASIEIIFFIDVITAAIAIFTLLAFLKISVHQKAADKQTASYFSDFKEGLQYVNSHGFLKKFFLFFAIFFVLMAPAAFLTPLQVARSFGDDIWRLTAIEIAFSVGMMAGGGIIASWGGFKNKIATMTFASLIMGFCTLALGVAPLFWMYLVFMVLFGIAMPIFNTPTMVLLQEKIEENYLGRVFGVMGMISTSMMPIGMLIFGPIADIIAIEWLLIGTGLFTILLSIMLGRDQVLIEAGKPVVSTEM from the coding sequence ATGGTCAAACACAATGATAAGGAAAATTGGCTGAGGAATATCATTCTCTTCTTGAGCAGCCAGACGATTTCGCTGTTCGGATCTGCGCTGGTGCAGTATGCGATCATGTGGCATATCACGTTGACGACGGAGTCCGGTCTGATGATGACATTGTTCATCATTTGCGGGTTTATCCCTACCTTCCTTTTATCCCCGGTTGCGGGTGTGTGGGCGGACAGATATAACCGGAAGCTGTTGATCATGCTGTCGGATGGCCTGATCGCATTTTCGACGTTGATTCTCGCGATTCTCTTTATGGCGGGATATGATTCGATCTGGCTGCTGTTTGTCATGGCGGCGGTCCGTGCGCTAGGGACCGGTATTCAGACACCTGCCGTCGGGGCCATTTTGCCGCAGATTGTTCCGAAGGATAAATTGACGAAGGTAAATGGGGTCAATGGGAGCATCCAGGCTGTCATCATGTTCGTGGCCCCGATGGTCAGTGCGGCATTACTCGCGATAGCGTCGATTGAAATCATCTTTTTCATCGATGTGATCACGGCAGCGATTGCCATCTTCACATTGCTTGCATTCCTGAAGATTTCTGTGCATCAGAAGGCAGCGGATAAACAGACGGCAAGCTATTTCAGTGATTTCAAAGAAGGCTTGCAATACGTCAACAGCCACGGGTTCCTGAAGAAATTCTTCCTGTTCTTCGCGATTTTCTTCGTGCTGATGGCACCGGCTGCCTTTTTGACGCCGCTGCAGGTAGCACGAAGCTTCGGCGATGATATCTGGAGGCTGACCGCAATTGAGATCGCCTTCTCTGTCGGTATGATGGCGGGAGGGGGGATCATTGCCTCATGGGGCGGATTCAAGAATAAGATCGCAACCATGACATTCGCAAGTTTGATTATGGGGTTCTGCACCTTAGCGCTTGGTGTTGCCCCGCTTTTCTGGATGTACCTGGTGTTCATGGTTCTATTCGGAATCGCCATGCCAATCTTTAATACACCGACGATGGTCTTGCTTCAGGAGAAGATTGAAGAAAACTATCTCGGAAGGGTTTTCGGTGTGATGGGTATGATCTCGACATCCATGATGCCGATCGGTATGCTGATCTTCGGTCCGATCGCAGACATCATCGCCATCGAATGGCTCCTCATCGGAACCGGATTATTTACCATTCTGCTTTCCATCATGCTCGGCCGCGACCAAGTATTGATCGAAGCGGGGAAACCCGTGGTGAGCACTGAAATGTAA
- a CDS encoding extracellular solute-binding protein encodes MKKFLALFMTAVLLAGVLAGCSGSSESSGGKKDKDVDLKIWSFTDELKKPITKFEEKNGVKVELTIVPIADYPTKLKPVLESGVGTPDVFTGEIAFLKQWVDAGYWENLSEDPYNVEEIKDKYVPYVFDLGKDKDGNVRAPHRT; translated from the coding sequence ATGAAGAAGTTTCTAGCATTATTTATGACAGCGGTCCTGCTTGCAGGGGTGCTTGCCGGCTGTTCCGGAAGCTCGGAATCATCAGGAGGCAAAAAAGACAAAGATGTTGATTTGAAGATCTGGTCATTTACGGATGAGTTGAAGAAGCCTATCACGAAGTTTGAAGAGAAGAATGGGGTCAAAGTGGAACTGACAATCGTTCCGATCGCGGATTATCCGACTAAGCTCAAGCCTGTTCTTGAAAGCGGTGTCGGGACTCCTGACGTGTTCACAGGGGAAATTGCCTTCCTTAAACAATGGGTGGATGCAGGATACTGGGAGAACCTTTCCGAGGATCCGTACAATGTTGAAGAAATCAAGGATAAGTATGTACCATATGTATTCGATTTAGGAAAAGACAAGGATGGAAATGTAAGAGCCCCACATCGAACTTGA
- a CDS encoding helix-turn-helix domain-containing protein, which yields MTENVEKNVQVDDKGKLKCSIEYTLNKIGGKWKTVILWHLSVEGTYRYNELRRLLPGVTHKVLSQQLKELEEDGLINRKQYNEIPPKVEYSMTERGMSLKPVLEEMHRWGTEQGIED from the coding sequence GTGACAGAGAACGTGGAGAAAAACGTTCAAGTCGATGATAAAGGCAAACTGAAATGTTCGATTGAATATACATTAAATAAAATCGGCGGTAAGTGGAAAACCGTAATCCTGTGGCATCTGAGTGTTGAAGGCACCTACCGTTACAATGAACTGCGCCGCCTGCTGCCGGGCGTTACCCATAAAGTGCTGAGCCAGCAGCTAAAGGAATTAGAGGAAGATGGATTGATCAATAGAAAGCAGTATAATGAAATCCCTCCGAAGGTCGAGTATTCGATGACGGAGAGGGGGATGTCGTTGAAGCCTGTTTTGGAGGAGATGCATAGGTGGGGGACGGAGCAGGGGATAGAGGATTGA
- a CDS encoding LacI family DNA-binding transcriptional regulator, producing the protein MVTIYDLAKKTGVSSTTVSKAFNNYADVSPKTKQKILDAAAEMGYLPNAHAQSLSTKKSWTIGVMFAEDNEVGMKHPFFNAIIESFRKYVEREGYDLIFASRNLRKRDTSYLEHFLYRAVDGIVVICSDPNDPQVQEMINSHVPIVVIDMTGQNCSVVYSDNIEGGRLAVNYLHSLGHTKIAHISGDPGIDAGAQRIKGFRKGMEESNLPIREGYLVNGGFFSIDEGRAAMNTLLSLEERPTAVFISGDHMAIGAMEAIKEKGLRIPEDISIIGYDDIDMAAYVTPKLTTVKQDTDRIGASAGQLLINQMNEKKKMKTTDIIPVELIIRESCTSIN; encoded by the coding sequence ATGGTTACGATTTATGATTTGGCGAAGAAAACTGGGGTTTCCAGTACGACGGTATCCAAGGCTTTTAATAATTATGCGGATGTGAGTCCGAAGACAAAACAGAAGATCCTCGATGCGGCAGCCGAGATGGGTTATCTCCCGAACGCACACGCTCAGTCGTTATCGACAAAGAAGTCGTGGACGATCGGTGTGATGTTCGCCGAGGACAATGAGGTGGGGATGAAGCATCCTTTCTTCAATGCGATCATTGAGAGTTTCCGCAAGTACGTGGAGCGTGAAGGCTATGATTTGATCTTTGCTTCACGGAATCTGCGCAAGCGGGATACAAGTTATCTGGAGCACTTCCTTTACCGCGCTGTTGACGGGATCGTGGTCATTTGTTCAGACCCGAACGACCCTCAGGTGCAGGAGATGATCAACAGTCATGTGCCGATCGTGGTGATTGATATGACGGGCCAGAATTGCAGTGTGGTCTACTCGGATAATATCGAGGGCGGCAGGCTCGCCGTGAATTATCTTCACTCATTGGGGCATACGAAAATCGCTCATATATCCGGGGATCCGGGCATTGATGCCGGCGCCCAGCGAATCAAAGGATTCAGGAAAGGCATGGAAGAGTCGAACCTGCCGATCCGTGAGGGATATTTGGTGAATGGCGGATTCTTCTCCATTGATGAAGGAAGGGCAGCGATGAACACACTTCTGTCTCTGGAAGAAAGACCTACCGCAGTATTCATATCCGGTGACCATATGGCAATTGGCGCAATGGAAGCCATCAAGGAGAAGGGGTTAAGAATTCCCGAGGATATCTCCATCATCGGCTATGACGATATTGACATGGCTGCGTATGTAACACCGAAACTGACAACGGTCAAGCAGGATACGGACCGAATCGGGGCAAGTGCCGGGCAGTTATTGATCAATCAGATGAACGAGAAGAAAAAGATGAAGACCACGGACATCATCCCAGTGGAGCTCATCATCAGGGAGTCCTGTACATCGATAAACTAG
- a CDS encoding MFS transporter, with amino-acid sequence MKTNANFATNEEAITRCQDSSQHQQALYKKTLIIIMIAQVFGGAGLAAGITVGALLAQDMLGTDSFSGVPIALFTLGSAGAALFVGRVSQKYGRRIGLSIGFIIGGIGAVGAVAAAVTNSITLLFVSLLIYGAGTATNLQTRYAGTDLAKPSQRATAVSFAMVSTTFGAVAGPNLVDVMGRFAESIGIPPLGGPFILAFAAYTLAGIVIFILMRPDPYIVAKALSVPLKSAGGGTAAEATASTEKNKRGIFLGSTVMILTQIVMVAVMTMTPVHMGHHGHGLTAIGLIIGIHIGAMYLPSLVTGILVDKIGRMPMVLASALTLLAAGILAAVAPTDSIVGLAIALALLGLGWNFGLISGTAILVDSTDPATRAKTQGSVDVFVALAGASGGVLSGVIVAFSSYPALSIGGGVISLILIPAMVWFLVGSKQAGR; translated from the coding sequence ATGAAGACAAATGCTAATTTTGCAACAAATGAAGAAGCCATCACAAGGTGTCAGGATTCTTCTCAACATCAGCAGGCTCTCTATAAAAAAACATTGATCATCATCATGATCGCGCAGGTCTTTGGAGGCGCCGGTCTTGCTGCCGGCATTACGGTGGGAGCACTTCTCGCTCAGGATATGCTCGGGACGGACAGTTTTTCCGGTGTGCCGATCGCCTTGTTCACTCTCGGTTCAGCCGGGGCCGCCCTCTTTGTCGGACGAGTGTCACAAAAATATGGAAGACGGATCGGCCTTTCCATCGGTTTCATCATAGGAGGCATCGGGGCAGTCGGCGCCGTCGCAGCGGCTGTCACGAATTCCATTACCCTTCTGTTCGTCTCGCTCCTGATCTACGGCGCGGGTACGGCCACGAACTTACAGACCCGCTATGCAGGTACGGACTTGGCCAAGCCTTCACAACGGGCCACTGCGGTCAGCTTTGCCATGGTATCCACAACATTCGGGGCGGTTGCAGGCCCCAACCTGGTTGATGTGATGGGCAGATTTGCTGAATCGATCGGCATCCCGCCACTCGGAGGCCCGTTCATTCTGGCATTTGCGGCCTACACCCTTGCCGGGATTGTCATCTTTATCTTGATGCGCCCGGATCCATATATCGTGGCAAAAGCTCTCTCTGTTCCATTGAAATCTGCAGGCGGTGGCACTGCTGCTGAAGCGACCGCTTCTACCGAGAAGAACAAACGAGGCATATTCCTGGGATCAACCGTGATGATCTTAACTCAGATCGTCATGGTCGCCGTCATGACGATGACCCCTGTTCATATGGGCCACCACGGCCATGGATTGACGGCCATCGGTCTCATCATCGGCATCCATATCGGTGCGATGTACCTGCCGTCTCTTGTCACTGGAATCCTGGTTGACAAAATCGGGCGGATGCCGATGGTCCTGGCGTCAGCCCTAACGCTTCTGGCTGCAGGGATCCTTGCAGCGGTGGCACCGACAGATTCAATCGTCGGCCTTGCGATTGCGCTCGCCCTTCTCGGACTCGGCTGGAACTTCGGACTGATCAGCGGAACTGCGATCCTTGTCGACTCGACAGACCCTGCCACCCGCGCAAAAACTCAAGGATCCGTGGACGTCTTCGTTGCATTGGCCGGGGCTTCCGGCGGTGTGCTGTCAGGCGTCATCGTTGCGTTTTCCAGCTATCCGGCCCTTTCCATCGGAGGGGGAGTTATTTCTCTGATACTCATTCCGGCGATGGTCTGGTTTCTTGTGGGTTCGAAGCAAGCCGGAAGATAG
- a CDS encoding CPBP family intramembrane glutamic endopeptidase — translation MDTQMIISIIILIMLAEAGAVILFVKYRRGDMETNPFVTILKKEWVIFFHAFFRWKVKKKGDNAVRSYAYHKGSNYFWLFIALLHEQVIEGIVFHIYLKEVDPLRANILVVLHVYTILYMLGDYNLVRNSPIQLKGNHVLMNIGARRSLRFHIMDVETIQPAKTHYHKHGGIIHEKNVFHVTALPRVLTRIFGMTDELKYEIVFKEPIYARGYFGQKKEVGKALIYMDDPEALISDLKERTVDYDETEEMEEERFTAAAVESKRTALINWRVYFALLFLNILGALAIAPYAIARENLHEVMGLSKLSFTLFYVVQVLLEAGILLFIGLWLAKKVKLGAPVIEVFFNKSQPLRSFKMNGIHSALYGILAGVAISIFSLIVSKPLGVDNSSLNEPAWWLGTLGSFGAAVNEESIFRLFLVTVILWLFMKFTKGAVTKPKIWTAIVISSLVFGVMHYSVAAANLEMTLGLVLSMLVINGIGGLVFGALFVFMGLEFAMIAHFMADIVLHVVGPRMVE, via the coding sequence ATGGACACGCAGATGATCATTTCCATCATCATTTTAATCATGCTGGCGGAAGCCGGTGCTGTCATCCTGTTTGTAAAGTACAGACGGGGGGACATGGAAACGAACCCGTTCGTCACCATTTTGAAAAAAGAATGGGTGATCTTCTTTCATGCATTCTTCAGATGGAAGGTGAAAAAGAAGGGAGATAATGCAGTCCGCTCCTATGCCTACCACAAAGGTTCAAACTACTTTTGGTTGTTCATCGCGCTCCTTCATGAACAGGTGATCGAAGGCATCGTGTTTCACATCTATTTAAAAGAAGTAGATCCCCTCCGCGCAAACATCCTGGTTGTGCTTCATGTCTACACGATCCTCTACATGCTCGGAGATTATAACCTCGTTAGAAATTCCCCCATCCAGCTAAAAGGGAACCATGTCCTGATGAACATCGGGGCGAGAAGGTCGCTGCGCTTTCACATCATGGATGTCGAAACCATCCAGCCTGCAAAAACTCATTATCATAAACACGGCGGCATAATACATGAAAAGAATGTCTTCCATGTCACCGCGCTTCCGAGGGTGTTGACCCGGATCTTCGGGATGACCGATGAACTGAAATATGAAATCGTCTTTAAGGAACCGATATACGCACGCGGCTATTTCGGGCAGAAAAAAGAGGTTGGGAAGGCCTTGATCTACATGGATGATCCCGAAGCTCTCATCAGTGACCTTAAGGAGAGGACGGTAGATTATGATGAGACCGAAGAAATGGAAGAAGAACGGTTCACTGCTGCAGCTGTCGAAAGCAAACGGACTGCTTTGATCAACTGGAGGGTGTATTTCGCCCTGCTTTTCCTTAACATTCTGGGGGCATTGGCGATCGCCCCTTACGCAATTGCTAGGGAAAACCTTCATGAAGTCATGGGGCTGAGCAAGCTGTCCTTCACCCTGTTTTATGTCGTCCAGGTTTTATTGGAGGCGGGCATCCTGTTGTTCATCGGGCTGTGGCTCGCTAAAAAAGTAAAGCTGGGTGCTCCTGTCATCGAGGTATTTTTCAATAAAAGCCAGCCGCTTCGTTCTTTTAAGATGAATGGTATTCATTCCGCCCTGTACGGGATCCTGGCTGGAGTGGCCATCAGTATCTTCAGTCTGATCGTCTCAAAACCGCTCGGTGTGGACAATTCCTCATTGAATGAGCCGGCCTGGTGGCTTGGCACATTGGGGTCATTCGGGGCGGCCGTGAACGAAGAGTCGATCTTCCGGCTGTTTCTTGTCACGGTAATACTCTGGTTGTTCATGAAATTTACGAAAGGGGCGGTGACGAAACCGAAGATATGGACGGCGATCGTCATTTCATCTCTGGTCTTCGGGGTTATGCATTACAGTGTGGCAGCCGCCAATTTGGAGATGACGCTGGGGCTCGTACTCAGTATGCTCGTGATCAACGGGATCGGGGGGCTGGTATTTGGGGCGCTTTTTGTCTTTATGGGTCTCGAGTTTGCGATGATTGCTCATTTTATGGCGGATATTGTGCTTCATGTGGTGGGGCCGCGGATGGTGGAGTAA
- a CDS encoding HXXEE domain-containing protein, giving the protein MKNYYAIFFCLAITLHNIEEALWLPGWSQKGLSMQKPVTQDEFHFAVLIITVLAYLVSFLYVRFPNSVFMKRAFIGFLGSMIVNAIFPHLIAAIVTKTYAPGLATGLLLDIPINSMILYRLHTINLITRKEIFISTVVTGVLLLAMIPALFILGDTIIF; this is encoded by the coding sequence ATGAAAAACTATTATGCCATCTTCTTTTGCTTGGCCATCACACTCCATAATATCGAGGAAGCCTTGTGGCTGCCGGGGTGGTCTCAAAAGGGGTTATCCATGCAAAAGCCCGTAACGCAAGACGAATTTCACTTTGCGGTACTGATCATTACTGTCCTTGCCTATCTCGTTTCGTTTCTTTATGTACGTTTCCCCAACTCTGTATTTATGAAGCGGGCATTCATTGGATTTTTAGGGTCTATGATAGTAAATGCCATTTTTCCGCATTTAATCGCCGCCATTGTGACAAAAACCTACGCTCCGGGCCTTGCTACAGGCTTACTTTTAGACATACCTATCAATAGCATGATCCTTTACAGATTACATACGATAAATCTCATTACCAGAAAGGAAATTTTCATTTCCACGGTTGTTACAGGAGTTCTATTACTGGCCATGATTCCTGCATTGTTTATTCTTGGTGATACGATCATTTTTTAA
- a CDS encoding lactoylglutathione lyase family protein — protein sequence MQPYPRSFSHIGLSVPDVEQAVKFYTEVFGWYVIMEPSDVKNDDSPIGQMCRDVFGNDWESFRIAHLSTGDKIGIELFEFPHNEQPENNFEYWKTGIFHFCIQDPDIEGMVEKIKAHGGKQRMPIREYYPGEKPFKMVYVEDPFGNIFEIYTHSYELTYSEGAY from the coding sequence ATGCAGCCATATCCTAGATCATTTTCTCATATCGGCCTTTCCGTTCCCGACGTGGAACAAGCCGTGAAATTTTATACGGAAGTATTCGGGTGGTATGTCATCATGGAACCATCCGATGTAAAAAACGACGACTCACCCATTGGGCAGATGTGCCGCGATGTTTTCGGAAACGATTGGGAAAGCTTCCGCATCGCTCACCTCTCAACGGGTGACAAAATCGGGATCGAACTCTTTGAGTTCCCTCACAATGAACAGCCTGAAAATAACTTCGAATACTGGAAAACAGGGATTTTCCACTTCTGCATCCAAGACCCGGATATTGAAGGCATGGTCGAGAAAATCAAAGCCCACGGAGGCAAACAGCGCATGCCGATCCGTGAATACTACCCTGGGGAAAAACCATTCAAGATGGTATATGTGGAAGACCCATTCGGAAACATTTTTGAAATTTACACACACAGTTATGAGCTGACTTATTCAGAGGGTGCTTATTAA
- a CDS encoding aminoglycoside N(3)-acetyltransferase, which produces MGKGKLITKIQMIEDLKVLGLKRGMTVIVHSSLKSIGRVIGGPVSVILALEETVGAEGNIVMPTQTEQLCDPAEYGSGYTEEELKIIRDNMPTYHPDLTPTWYMGFIPETFRKQNEVYRSAHPHASFSAWGKDARYITARHRMDFALNENSPLGKMYELGGYILLLGAPTDSNSSLHLAEYRQENTFIKEKIWDVKVKQGEGEVWTTYRDINNESDDFDKLFADFERDTNEVIEGKVGEARSYLIPMRKMVEYAVGWMNENRR; this is translated from the coding sequence ATGGGAAAAGGGAAACTCATAACGAAAATTCAAATGATAGAAGATTTGAAAGTATTAGGTTTGAAGAGGGGCATGACCGTCATTGTGCATTCTTCTTTAAAATCAATCGGAAGGGTTATCGGGGGCCCTGTTTCGGTTATACTGGCATTGGAAGAAACCGTTGGTGCGGAGGGGAACATCGTGATGCCTACGCAGACCGAGCAGCTTTGTGACCCTGCTGAATATGGAAGCGGTTATACAGAGGAAGAGTTGAAGATCATCCGCGACAATATGCCGACGTATCACCCGGATCTGACACCTACATGGTATATGGGCTTTATACCTGAGACATTCAGGAAACAGAATGAAGTCTACAGAAGCGCCCATCCCCACGCATCATTTTCTGCCTGGGGGAAAGACGCTCGATACATAACAGCACGCCATAGGATGGATTTCGCTTTAAATGAAAATTCGCCTCTGGGTAAAATGTATGAACTGGGTGGATATATCCTGTTACTTGGTGCACCCACAGATTCAAATTCTTCCCTCCACCTGGCGGAATACAGGCAGGAAAACACATTTATCAAAGAAAAAATATGGGATGTAAAAGTGAAACAGGGTGAAGGGGAAGTTTGGACAACTTATCGGGACATCAACAATGAATCGGACGATTTTGATAAACTATTTGCCGATTTTGAGCGGGACACAAACGAAGTAATAGAAGGCAAGGTCGGTGAAGCAAGGAGTTATTTGATCCCGATGAGGAAGATGGTTGAGTATGCGGTTGGGTGGATGAATGAGAATCGGCGGTGA
- a CDS encoding glycoside hydrolase family 30 protein, which translates to MIGFGGAFTEAAAYSLSLVSPEKRAEVIKRYFDPVEGLGYRLGRTHINSCDFSLENYTYVEEGDTSLESFSIERERKLVLPLIHDAVKAAGRELSIVASPWSPPPWMKSNGEMNNGGKLLPGFDEVWAEYYSKYIDAMEKEGVAIWGITIQNEPEAKQVWDSCLYTGKEERDFIKNHLGPSLERNGHGDVKVIIWDHNRDVIFERASAVLSDPEAAKYVWGTGNHWYVSEEFENLSKVHDAFPDKHLIFTEGCIEGGVQVGAWHTGERYARNIIGDLNNHLEAWIDWNLVLNEEGGPNHVGNYCDAPVIVDTVNDKVHYNSSFYYIGHFSKYIEAGGRRIWSGVSSNRVTATAFENPDGRVAVVVMNAGDDKEDVSIAFSGSDEAMTFDLSGHSIVTFVLS; encoded by the coding sequence ATGATCGGGTTCGGCGGAGCGTTTACGGAAGCGGCGGCTTACAGTTTGTCTCTTGTCAGCCCTGAGAAGAGGGCCGAAGTGATCAAGCGTTACTTTGATCCTGTGGAAGGGCTTGGCTACCGTCTCGGACGCACCCATATTAACAGCTGTGACTTTTCGCTGGAAAATTACACGTATGTGGAAGAAGGGGACACGTCTCTAGAGAGCTTCTCGATTGAACGCGAAAGGAAGCTTGTCCTTCCTTTGATTCATGACGCAGTGAAGGCGGCGGGCCGGGAGCTGTCTATCGTGGCATCACCTTGGAGCCCTCCGCCGTGGATGAAATCGAACGGTGAAATGAACAACGGCGGCAAGCTGCTGCCGGGGTTTGATGAGGTTTGGGCAGAGTACTATTCAAAGTACATTGACGCCATGGAAAAAGAAGGCGTCGCGATTTGGGGGATCACCATTCAGAACGAGCCAGAAGCGAAGCAGGTTTGGGATTCATGCCTGTACACCGGGAAAGAAGAACGTGACTTTATCAAGAACCATCTCGGGCCATCCCTTGAGCGGAACGGTCACGGCGATGTGAAGGTCATTATCTGGGATCATAACCGAGACGTCATTTTTGAACGTGCGAGTGCAGTGCTGTCTGATCCGGAAGCGGCTAAGTATGTATGGGGAACCGGCAACCACTGGTACGTGTCGGAGGAATTCGAGAATCTTTCAAAGGTTCACGATGCGTTCCCCGATAAGCATCTTATCTTTACGGAAGGATGCATCGAAGGCGGCGTGCAGGTCGGTGCCTGGCACACCGGCGAGCGGTATGCGAGGAATATCATTGGCGATCTGAACAATCATCTCGAAGCTTGGATCGACTGGAATCTCGTTCTGAACGAAGAAGGCGGACCGAACCACGTTGGCAACTACTGCGATGCACCGGTCATCGTGGATACAGTGAACGATAAGGTGCATTATAATAGTTCATTCTACTATATAGGGCATTTCAGCAAGTATATCGAGGCTGGTGGCCGCCGGATTTGGAGCGGAGTTTCTTCAAATCGTGTTACGGCCACGGCATTTGAGAATCCGGACGGCCGGGTTGCGGTGGTTGTGATGAATGCTGGGGATGATAAGGAAGACGTTTCGATTGCGTTTAGCGGTTCGGATGAAGCGATGACGTTTGATCTTTCGGGGCATTCGATTGTGACGTTTGTTTTGAGTTGA
- a CDS encoding DNA alkylation repair protein, whose protein sequence is MDAETVMQELEALGKERMKKMYISNGAKEPLFGVATGAMKPIVKKIKINQELAEELYATGNYDAMYFAGIIADPKAMTEADYDRWMDGAYFYMLSDYVVAVTLAESDIAQEVADKWIASGEELRMSAGWSCYCWLLGNRKDHEFSTEKLEGMLEKVKETIHDAPERTKSAMNNFVYTVAVSYVPLHEKAVGIAEEIGPVEMKRDGKKTSVLKASEDIQKMVDRGKVGFKRKYVRC, encoded by the coding sequence CTGGATGCCGAAACGGTGATGCAGGAACTTGAAGCGCTCGGCAAGGAACGGATGAAAAAGATGTACATATCCAATGGGGCGAAGGAACCGTTGTTTGGCGTTGCGACCGGTGCGATGAAGCCGATTGTGAAAAAAATCAAGATCAATCAGGAGCTGGCGGAAGAACTGTACGCTACCGGAAACTACGACGCCATGTACTTCGCAGGCATCATCGCCGATCCGAAGGCCATGACCGAAGCGGATTATGACCGCTGGATGGACGGGGCTTATTTTTATATGCTGTCGGATTATGTAGTGGCTGTGACGCTTGCTGAATCAGATATTGCGCAGGAAGTTGCCGATAAATGGATCGCGAGTGGTGAAGAGCTGCGGATGTCGGCTGGGTGGAGCTGCTACTGCTGGCTGCTGGGGAATCGTAAGGATCATGAATTTTCCACGGAAAAGCTTGAGGGTATGCTTGAAAAAGTCAAAGAGACCATCCATGATGCTCCAGAACGGACGAAATCCGCGATGAATAATTTCGTGTACACAGTCGCGGTTTCCTATGTCCCGCTACATGAGAAGGCGGTCGGGATTGCGGAGGAGATCGGACCGGTGGAGATGAAGCGGGACGGGAAGAAGACCAGTGTTTTGAAGGCTTCTGAAGATATTCAGAAGATGGTTGACCGGGGGAAGGTTGGGTTTAAGCGGAAGTATGTGCGGTGTTAA